In Nocardioides sp. JQ2195, a genomic segment contains:
- a CDS encoding cytochrome c oxidase assembly protein, translating to MEFPRAFVPFDAGSNLSRFTFSSVFTDWALDPLLFIGAVWAVGLYVIGVIVLHRRGDRWPVGRSIAFIGAGMGGFIFATASGVSTYDTTLLSVHMVQHMILSMWVPLFLALGAPVTLALRVLPGTSRRGPRSWLLKLLHSRVATVLSFPPLAFAFYVLSPWALYFTSWYDASLASTYVHEVMHVHLVAVGALFFWPLLGIDPVPGRVGYPFRLLLIVLTLPFHAFLGITIMDQDSLIGESHYAQLREGPMGDWLPSMAGDQHLAGGILWGSGDLIALVFFGVLFVQWVRSSMAEAKRVDRQLDREEARAARPGGG from the coding sequence ACTTTCAGCAGCGTCTTCACCGACTGGGCGCTGGACCCGTTGCTGTTCATCGGCGCCGTCTGGGCGGTCGGGTTGTACGTCATCGGGGTGATCGTCCTCCACCGCCGGGGCGATCGCTGGCCCGTGGGCCGGTCGATCGCGTTCATCGGGGCCGGCATGGGTGGGTTCATCTTCGCCACCGCCTCGGGAGTGTCGACCTATGACACGACCCTGTTGAGCGTGCACATGGTCCAGCACATGATCCTGTCGATGTGGGTGCCGCTCTTCCTGGCCCTCGGTGCCCCGGTCACGCTCGCCCTGCGGGTCCTGCCGGGCACGTCGCGACGCGGCCCGCGCAGCTGGTTGTTGAAGCTCCTGCACTCCCGGGTGGCCACGGTGCTCTCCTTCCCCCCGTTGGCGTTCGCGTTCTACGTGCTCTCCCCTTGGGCGCTCTACTTCACGAGCTGGTACGACGCCTCGCTCGCGTCGACCTACGTCCACGAGGTGATGCACGTCCACCTGGTGGCGGTCGGGGCCCTGTTCTTCTGGCCTCTGCTGGGCATCGACCCGGTGCCCGGGCGCGTGGGATATCCGTTCCGGCTCCTGCTGATCGTCCTGACCCTGCCGTTCCACGCCTTCCTCGGGATCACGATCATGGACCAGGACTCCCTGATCGGTGAGAGCCACTACGCGCAGCTTCGTGAGGGGCCGATGGGGGACTGGCTCCCGTCGATGGCCGGCGACCAGCACCTGGCCGGGGGGATTCTCTGGGGGTCGGGTGACCTGATCGCGCTGGTCTTCTTCGGTGTGCTGTTCGTGCAGTGGGTGCGGTCCTCGATGGCCGAGGCCAAGCGCGTGGACCGCCAGCTCGACCGCGAGGAAGCCCGCGCCGCCCGTCCTGGCGGTGGTTGA
- a CDS encoding response regulator transcription factor encodes MPTTTASIDSVTDTTAPLQILVYSDDVNTREQVILALGRRPHPDLPEFEYVEVATEPVVIQHMDSGRIDLAILDGEAVPAGGMGIAKQLKDEIFECPPLMVLTGRPHDAWLATWSRADGAVPHPIDPIALSTAVVNLLRPQVPAT; translated from the coding sequence ATGCCCACCACGACGGCTAGCATCGACTCCGTGACCGACACCACTGCCCCGCTCCAGATCCTGGTCTACAGCGACGACGTCAACACGCGCGAACAGGTGATCCTCGCGCTCGGTCGCCGTCCGCACCCGGACCTGCCCGAGTTCGAGTACGTCGAGGTGGCCACCGAGCCGGTCGTGATCCAGCACATGGATTCCGGCAGGATCGACCTCGCGATCCTCGACGGTGAAGCCGTGCCCGCGGGAGGCATGGGCATCGCCAAGCAGCTGAAGGACGAGATCTTCGAGTGCCCGCCGCTGATGGTCCTGACCGGACGACCCCACGACGCGTGGCTGGCGACCTGGTCGCGAGCCGACGGAGCGGTGCCCCACCCGATCGACCCGATCGCGTTGTCCACCGCCGTGGTGAACCTGCTCCGTCCGCAGGTGCCGGCGACGTGA
- the trpD gene encoding anthranilate phosphoribosyltransferase: MTALTWPDVLTSVVGRNDLSSEQTRWAMGQILTGQATPSQIAGFATALQSKGVTVEEVNGLVDAMFAQATPLSVPGRSLDIVGTGGDRSFSVNISSMASIVAAGAGAQVVKHGNRSASSKSGSADVLEAMGVRLDLDPAGVAKVAAQAGITFCFAPIFHSALRHAGVPRRELGIATFFNILGPLTNPARPSAAAIGCAFPGMSEVIAGVFAKRSVDALVFRGDDGLDELTTTTTSQVWSVHDGEVSRSTLDPRELGLPLATAEDLRGGDTQHNADVIRRILAGETGPVRDAVVLNAGAALAVFDGDLGDVNAAVAAGMSRAAEAIDSGAARGTLERWVTACASA, from the coding sequence GTGACCGCGTTGACCTGGCCCGACGTCCTCACCTCGGTCGTCGGTCGCAACGACCTGTCCTCGGAGCAGACCCGTTGGGCCATGGGCCAGATCCTCACCGGGCAGGCGACGCCGTCCCAGATCGCCGGCTTCGCGACCGCGCTCCAGTCGAAGGGAGTGACGGTCGAGGAGGTCAACGGACTGGTCGACGCGATGTTCGCCCAGGCGACGCCGCTGTCGGTCCCGGGGCGCAGTCTCGACATCGTCGGGACCGGGGGCGACCGATCGTTCTCGGTGAACATCTCCTCGATGGCCTCGATCGTGGCTGCCGGAGCCGGCGCCCAGGTCGTCAAGCACGGCAACCGCTCGGCCTCGTCGAAGTCGGGATCCGCAGACGTGCTCGAGGCGATGGGCGTGCGGCTCGACCTCGACCCTGCCGGTGTGGCCAAGGTGGCAGCCCAGGCGGGCATCACGTTCTGCTTCGCCCCGATCTTCCACTCCGCGCTGCGTCATGCCGGTGTGCCCCGACGTGAGTTGGGCATCGCGACGTTCTTCAACATCCTCGGTCCGCTGACCAATCCTGCCCGCCCGTCAGCGGCCGCCATCGGGTGCGCGTTCCCCGGCATGTCCGAGGTGATCGCCGGTGTGTTCGCCAAGCGCAGCGTGGACGCACTGGTGTTCCGGGGTGACGACGGGCTCGACGAGCTCACCACGACCACCACCTCGCAGGTCTGGTCGGTGCACGACGGCGAGGTCAGCAGGTCGACGCTCGACCCGCGAGAGCTGGGGCTCCCGCTGGCCACCGCAGAAGACCTGCGTGGCGGCGACACCCAGCACAACGCGGACGTGATCCGTCGGATCCTGGCCGGCGAGACCGGTCCGGTGCGCGACGCGGTCGTGCTCAACGCCGGCGCGGCGCTGGCCGTCTTCGACGGCGACCTCGGTGACGTCAATGCCGCGGTGGCCGCGGGCATGTCGCGGGCGGCCGAGGCGATCGACTCGGGAGCTGCACGGGGAACCCTCGAGCGCTGGGTCACCGCCTGCGCGAGCGCCTGA
- a CDS encoding Ig-like domain-containing protein: MSSTSSTRRHGLVTSAALAALMLAGLTAAPTANAAVARPTNLAPNGDTSSNTPTLSWSRPKGAVKFEVEVDNDSDFSSPGFTQTTTNTKTVPTSLLTTGEHNWRVRAFNSAGSSSGWATSSLDVSAVSAPSPISPVGVDLHQPEDPPLLSWTGTQGATSYVVEVDTEDDFVGASSYTTATTSLVIPNPLEAGTYFWRVQAVRGSGVVSQPSAAVSFTVSSIREVEIVGPVDDPETRVTDVVLDWKPVDGAQYYQLQVATDSDFNTIVDDKGNAKIYGTKYSPATTYDNNQYYWRVRAVDLAGQPTAWTETVYNFNRVWPNRPEAVFPAGDGVQQVTGAPYFQWTPVPHATQYQLDVGTNQNFSPDTYESCQIAGTTYTPGNFVVNGSSASVRTDEDCVMSPGSVMYWRVRPLDRPFSKSGVQGVQGIYSATQSFLYNPAYFSGVEPANGATVDIPTFSWDPVKGALKYEIVIKRANGGTIKSATTHSTSYTPVATNALNPADGPFTWTLKAIDATDVPSVIEQRTFDVSGDVPGSGAAPLTALTGRVTDQATTRAPALTWEPLPGADHYRVRVGVAGTGVFFTGTSADVLDKDLPYPAVTDTSTRFFAAGSYDWQVVAYDATDAEVDRGPVHTFRIAPFAQVAGQQLALDGQALDAGDTCAVELPELCNQVPATPVLSWEAQPDIAFYMIYISEDASFTNLVETSIPATANSRYAFTLSNFRAALPESQAGSAYYWHVRPCRSLTVCAPDPVSSIDEETHAFRKQSPPVDLLAPADADDPAASSLATNEITFEWRDYLATNRAATFADTGETSPQAAMQYRIQVATSESFSTSSVIDEQKVDQTTYTAVGKLYPEGTLHWRVQAIDAEGNGLTWSEPRKLVKESPTVTLTLPQTNQAVAGTSAFQWQSQPFTGSYRIEVYKNNDTTLSPANRVLSKDVLTSAYAWDQPLPPSGSAYLWRVRRTDSSRNPGQWSPARAFTSVGAVPALTAPTSGIRVAANGPLFAWGEVPGATSYKLEVRNTAQSYNWKTITTAGNAWATTDQVPDGSYKWRVSALDSGRNALGTSAWRTFRVDGSRPVVSATSPTYSAERKSNVKVTFSEPVKGVSTKTFFVVRAGSTKKLRGTIRMKSAGTVAVLNPKRRLERGKTYKVKVTTGIKDLNGNALVAATWKFTVR; the protein is encoded by the coding sequence GTGTCCAGCACGTCTTCGACCCGCCGCCACGGCCTCGTCACGTCTGCCGCACTTGCAGCCCTGATGCTGGCTGGTCTCACGGCCGCACCGACCGCGAACGCAGCCGTCGCACGCCCCACGAACCTGGCACCGAACGGTGACACCTCCAGCAACACCCCGACGTTGTCGTGGAGCCGCCCCAAGGGGGCGGTGAAGTTCGAGGTGGAGGTCGACAACGACTCTGACTTCAGCTCGCCGGGATTCACCCAGACCACCACCAACACCAAGACTGTCCCGACGTCGCTGCTGACCACGGGCGAGCACAACTGGCGGGTGCGCGCCTTCAACTCTGCCGGATCTTCCTCCGGATGGGCGACGTCGTCCCTCGACGTCTCAGCCGTCTCGGCTCCCTCCCCGATCTCGCCGGTCGGGGTGGACCTCCACCAGCCCGAGGACCCACCGCTGCTCTCCTGGACCGGCACGCAGGGCGCAACGTCGTACGTCGTCGAAGTCGACACCGAGGACGACTTCGTCGGCGCTTCCTCCTACACGACCGCCACCACGTCACTGGTGATCCCGAACCCCCTCGAAGCAGGCACGTACTTCTGGCGGGTGCAGGCGGTCAGGGGGTCGGGGGTGGTCTCCCAGCCGTCGGCGGCAGTGAGCTTCACGGTGAGCTCCATCCGAGAGGTCGAGATCGTCGGCCCCGTCGATGACCCGGAGACGCGCGTCACTGACGTCGTGCTCGACTGGAAGCCGGTGGATGGTGCGCAGTACTACCAGCTCCAGGTGGCCACCGACAGCGACTTCAACACCATCGTCGATGACAAGGGCAACGCCAAGATCTACGGCACGAAGTACTCCCCTGCCACGACCTACGACAACAACCAGTACTACTGGCGGGTGCGGGCAGTCGACCTCGCGGGTCAGCCCACTGCTTGGACCGAGACCGTCTACAACTTCAACCGGGTCTGGCCCAACCGTCCGGAGGCCGTGTTCCCGGCCGGCGACGGCGTGCAGCAGGTGACGGGTGCGCCGTACTTCCAGTGGACCCCGGTGCCGCACGCCACGCAGTACCAGCTCGACGTGGGCACCAACCAGAACTTCTCACCGGACACCTACGAGTCGTGCCAGATCGCGGGCACCACCTACACGCCCGGCAACTTCGTCGTCAACGGGTCGTCGGCGTCGGTGCGGACTGACGAGGACTGCGTCATGTCACCGGGGTCGGTGATGTACTGGCGGGTCCGTCCGCTCGACCGGCCGTTCTCGAAGTCCGGGGTGCAAGGGGTGCAGGGAATCTACTCAGCCACTCAGTCGTTCCTCTACAACCCCGCCTACTTCTCCGGGGTCGAGCCGGCCAACGGCGCCACCGTCGACATCCCGACCTTCAGCTGGGACCCGGTCAAGGGCGCCCTCAAGTACGAGATCGTGATCAAGCGGGCGAACGGCGGCACGATCAAGTCCGCGACCACCCACTCGACGTCCTACACGCCGGTCGCCACCAACGCGCTCAACCCCGCCGACGGCCCCTTCACCTGGACCCTGAAGGCCATTGACGCCACCGACGTGCCCTCCGTGATCGAGCAGCGGACCTTCGACGTCAGCGGCGACGTGCCCGGCTCCGGCGCCGCACCGTTGACTGCGCTCACCGGACGCGTCACCGACCAGGCCACCACCCGTGCGCCGGCGCTGACCTGGGAACCGCTTCCCGGGGCCGACCACTACCGGGTGCGCGTCGGCGTCGCCGGCACCGGAGTCTTCTTCACCGGCACCAGCGCCGACGTGCTCGACAAGGACCTGCCCTACCCGGCGGTCACGGACACCTCGACGCGCTTCTTCGCGGCGGGCAGCTACGACTGGCAGGTGGTCGCCTACGACGCCACAGACGCCGAGGTCGACCGTGGCCCCGTCCACACCTTCCGGATCGCCCCGTTCGCTCAGGTCGCCGGTCAACAGCTGGCGCTCGACGGGCAGGCCCTCGACGCGGGAGACACCTGCGCCGTCGAGCTCCCCGAGCTCTGCAACCAAGTGCCGGCCACGCCTGTGCTCTCGTGGGAGGCCCAGCCCGACATCGCCTTCTACATGATCTACATCTCCGAGGACGCCAGCTTCACGAACCTGGTGGAGACCTCGATCCCGGCAACCGCGAACTCCCGCTATGCCTTCACGCTGAGCAACTTCCGCGCTGCCCTGCCCGAGAGCCAGGCCGGTAGTGCCTACTACTGGCACGTCCGGCCGTGCCGTTCCCTCACCGTCTGCGCCCCGGATCCCGTGTCCAGCATCGACGAGGAGACGCATGCCTTCCGTAAGCAGTCGCCTCCGGTCGACCTGCTCGCGCCCGCCGACGCCGACGACCCGGCTGCCTCCAGCCTGGCCACCAATGAGATCACCTTCGAGTGGCGGGACTATCTCGCGACCAACCGGGCAGCCACCTTCGCGGACACCGGGGAGACGAGCCCACAGGCCGCGATGCAGTACCGCATCCAGGTGGCCACCTCCGAGAGCTTCTCCACCTCGAGCGTGATCGACGAGCAGAAGGTCGACCAGACCACCTACACCGCCGTGGGGAAGCTCTATCCCGAGGGCACCCTCCACTGGCGGGTGCAGGCCATCGACGCCGAGGGCAACGGGCTCACCTGGTCCGAGCCCCGCAAGCTGGTGAAGGAGAGCCCCACCGTGACGCTCACCCTGCCCCAAACCAACCAAGCGGTGGCCGGAACCTCTGCCTTCCAGTGGCAGTCGCAACCGTTCACGGGCTCCTACCGCATCGAGGTCTACAAGAACAACGACACCACCCTCTCGCCCGCCAACCGGGTCCTCTCCAAGGACGTCCTGACGTCGGCGTACGCGTGGGACCAGCCCCTTCCGCCGTCGGGTTCCGCGTACCTGTGGAGGGTCCGGCGCACCGACTCCAGCCGCAACCCCGGCCAGTGGTCGCCCGCACGGGCGTTCACCTCCGTGGGCGCGGTCCCGGCCCTCACGGCTCCGACGTCCGGGATCCGGGTTGCTGCGAACGGTCCGCTCTTCGCCTGGGGCGAGGTGCCGGGCGCCACGTCCTACAAGCTCGAGGTGCGCAACACCGCCCAGTCCTACAACTGGAAGACCATCACGACCGCCGGCAACGCCTGGGCCACGACGGACCAGGTTCCCGACGGGTCGTACAAGTGGCGGGTCTCTGCCCTCGACTCCGGCCGCAATGCCTTGGGGACCTCGGCGTGGCGCACGTTCCGGGTCGACGGTTCGAGGCCGGTGGTGAGTGCGACGTCGCCGACCTACTCGGCCGAGCGCAAGTCCAACGTCAAGGTGACCTTCAGCGAACCCGTGAAGGGTGTCTCGACGAAGACCTTCTTCGTGGTCCGCGCCGGGAGCACGAAGAAGCTGCGCGGAACGATCAGGATGAAGAGCGCGGGCACCGTCGCAGTCCTCAACCCGAAGCGACGACTGGAGCGGGGGAAGACCTACAAGGTCAAGGTGACCACGGGCATCAAGGACCTGAACGGGAACGCACTGGTGGCGGCGACGTGGAAGTTCACGGTCCGTTGA
- a CDS encoding Lrp/AsnC ligand binding domain-containing protein, producing the protein MITAIVFVNAEVDRIPEVAEAIAAIEGVSEVYSVTGQIDLIALVRVAKHDDIADVVADELNKVEGVLSTETHIAFRAYSQHDLESAFSLGLD; encoded by the coding sequence GTGATCACTGCCATCGTTTTCGTCAACGCCGAGGTCGACCGGATCCCCGAGGTCGCCGAGGCGATCGCTGCCATCGAGGGTGTCAGTGAGGTCTATTCGGTGACCGGTCAGATCGACCTGATCGCCCTGGTGCGGGTCGCGAAGCACGACGACATCGCCGACGTCGTCGCCGACGAGCTCAACAAGGTCGAGGGTGTGCTCTCCACAGAGACGCACATCGCGTTCCGGGCGTACTCCCAGCACGACCTGGAGTCCGCGTTCTCGCTCGGGCTGGACTGA
- a CDS encoding DEDD exonuclease domain-containing protein yields MSNAVQGAPSRWEVQRSFDELGRRLHETTFCVVDLETTGGSAAGGSMITEIGAVKVRGGEILGEFQTLVNPHDQIPPFIAVLTGITNSMVADAPSIDAALPAFLEFAAGCVLVAHNAPFDVGFLKHFAEQQGRPWPKFEVLDTAKLARRVITRDDAPNCKLSSLAVLFNAQTTPNHRALSDARATVDVLHGLMERLGNHGVHTLEELQTFSSRVTAAQRKKRHLAERLPHAPGVYLFRDDSERVLYIGTSRDLRVRVRNYFTASETRSRMGEMVRLAAEVTGIECATTLEAQVRELRLIAEHKPPYNRRSRFPEKVHFIKLTREPWPRLSLVRRVMDDDADYLGPFSSRPAAERCLAALHETFPIRQCTDRFGAKPTRSPCVLAEMERCLAPCDGSTDEATYAALVRQLRDSLVSRPDEVVDTINRRMDSLAADERFEEAGVHRDRLAAFLRAAARTQRLSALARCPEVVAARREDDGRWSVHVVRHGRLAAAGVIPSGMDAHQFVRSLKASAEAVAAAPGPIPSASAEEMEKVLNWLESDGIRLVDIDGEWTCPIGGARRHLTLHDAVNESRQSLVPFDDRRDTSTVHQPAR; encoded by the coding sequence ATGAGCAATGCGGTTCAGGGTGCGCCCTCTCGTTGGGAGGTGCAACGCAGTTTCGACGAGCTCGGTCGCCGCCTCCACGAGACGACGTTCTGCGTGGTCGACCTGGAGACCACCGGGGGCTCGGCCGCCGGTGGTTCGATGATCACCGAGATCGGTGCCGTCAAGGTGCGCGGCGGAGAGATCCTGGGCGAGTTCCAGACGCTGGTGAACCCCCACGACCAGATTCCGCCGTTCATCGCGGTGCTCACCGGCATCACCAACTCGATGGTCGCCGACGCCCCGTCGATCGACGCCGCACTGCCCGCCTTCCTCGAGTTCGCCGCCGGGTGCGTGCTGGTCGCCCACAATGCTCCCTTCGACGTCGGGTTCCTCAAGCACTTCGCCGAGCAGCAGGGGCGTCCGTGGCCGAAGTTCGAGGTCCTCGACACCGCTAAGCTGGCCCGTCGGGTGATCACCCGTGACGACGCCCCCAACTGCAAGCTCTCGTCGCTGGCCGTGCTGTTCAACGCACAGACCACCCCCAACCACCGTGCGCTCTCCGACGCCCGGGCCACCGTCGACGTGCTGCACGGCCTGATGGAGCGTCTCGGCAACCACGGGGTGCACACCCTCGAGGAGCTGCAGACCTTCTCCTCCCGGGTCACCGCGGCCCAGCGCAAGAAGCGACACCTCGCCGAGCGGCTTCCCCACGCTCCCGGCGTCTACCTGTTCCGTGACGACAGCGAGCGGGTCCTCTACATCGGCACCTCGCGCGACCTGCGGGTCCGGGTCCGCAACTACTTCACCGCCTCCGAGACCCGCTCCCGGATGGGTGAGATGGTGCGGCTCGCCGCCGAGGTCACCGGCATCGAGTGCGCCACCACGCTCGAGGCTCAGGTCCGCGAGCTGCGGCTGATCGCCGAGCACAAGCCGCCCTACAACCGCCGATCCCGGTTCCCGGAGAAGGTGCACTTCATCAAGCTGACGCGGGAGCCGTGGCCGAGATTGTCGTTGGTGCGCCGGGTGATGGACGACGACGCCGACTACCTGGGTCCGTTCTCCTCCCGCCCCGCCGCTGAGCGGTGCCTGGCCGCGCTGCACGAGACCTTCCCGATCCGCCAGTGCACCGACAGGTTCGGCGCGAAGCCCACGAGGTCACCGTGTGTGCTGGCCGAGATGGAGCGCTGCCTGGCGCCGTGCGACGGCAGCACCGACGAGGCGACGTACGCCGCACTGGTCCGCCAGCTGCGTGACAGCCTGGTGTCCCGACCCGACGAGGTCGTCGACACCATCAACCGGCGGATGGACTCGCTGGCTGCCGACGAGCGCTTCGAGGAGGCCGGTGTCCACCGGGATCGTCTCGCCGCCTTCCTCCGCGCAGCGGCCCGCACCCAACGACTCTCCGCCCTGGCCCGCTGCCCGGAGGTGGTGGCCGCACGACGCGAGGACGACGGCCGTTGGTCGGTGCACGTCGTCCGCCACGGTCGTCTCGCCGCAGCCGGCGTCATCCCCTCGGGGATGGACGCCCACCAGTTCGTCCGAAGCCTGAAGGCATCCGCCGAGGCCGTCGCGGCGGCTCCCGGCCCGATTCCCTCCGCCAGTGCCGAGGAGATGGAGAAGGTGCTCAACTGGCTCGAGTCCGACGGCATCCGTCTTGTCGACATCGACGGTGAGTGGACCTGCCCGATCGGCGGCGCCCGACGCCACCTGACCCTCCACGACGCCGTCAACGAGTCCCGGCAGAGCCTGGTGCCGTTCGACGACCGGCGCGACACCTCCACCGTCCACCAACCCGCCCGGTGA
- a CDS encoding NYN domain-containing protein encodes MTADVERTGGQMPEPVRVRVLALAADALPKVSDLPASLRKVASFAPNRRAKLGGTQIATALETDDDLRGHVATQVAAVLPELASAVNDGAVPEAADPVEVAALLWLLRPEGWEAPYAAAGEAISAERPSVDPSQVERLQGRLDQVEARAREARAEHKTQVQELKAENSSLRRKLGEARVAARSTTSDAEQALVAAEELRAKAEAATASAEAETRRLRAQIEELQSAVSAARRETRSERDETTVRARVLLDTLLEAGQGLRRELALPTVTGSPGDRVEAELAVAGTRVPTGAASLGPSSPALLEQFLTMPRARLIIDGYNVSKTAWPDSSLEAQRIRLLNGLAPLIARTGAETTVVFDAASQTQRGVVNAPRGVKVLFSPEGVIADDVIRDLVAAEPQGRVVVVVTTDQAIVTDVRRAGARPMASAALVSLLAR; translated from the coding sequence GTGACCGCGGACGTCGAGCGAACCGGCGGGCAGATGCCCGAACCGGTGCGTGTCCGCGTGCTCGCACTGGCGGCCGACGCGCTGCCGAAGGTGAGCGACCTGCCCGCGTCGCTGCGCAAGGTCGCCTCGTTCGCACCGAACCGCCGAGCCAAGCTGGGCGGCACCCAGATCGCGACGGCCCTCGAGACCGACGACGACCTCCGTGGTCACGTCGCCACACAGGTGGCGGCGGTGCTGCCGGAGCTCGCGAGTGCCGTCAACGACGGGGCTGTGCCCGAGGCCGCGGACCCGGTCGAGGTCGCCGCGCTGCTGTGGCTGTTGCGCCCGGAAGGTTGGGAGGCGCCGTACGCCGCCGCGGGGGAGGCGATCAGCGCGGAGAGGCCGAGCGTCGACCCGTCCCAGGTGGAGCGGCTGCAGGGCCGGCTCGACCAGGTCGAGGCCCGAGCCCGCGAGGCCCGCGCCGAGCACAAGACCCAGGTCCAGGAGCTCAAGGCCGAGAACTCCAGCCTCCGCCGCAAGCTGGGCGAGGCTCGAGTCGCCGCCCGGTCGACCACCAGTGACGCCGAGCAGGCGCTCGTCGCCGCCGAGGAGCTGCGGGCGAAGGCGGAAGCAGCAACGGCCAGCGCCGAGGCGGAGACACGACGCCTGCGCGCCCAGATCGAGGAGCTGCAGTCCGCGGTCTCGGCGGCCCGGCGTGAGACCCGTTCCGAGCGTGACGAGACCACCGTGCGCGCTCGCGTCCTGCTCGACACCCTCCTCGAGGCCGGCCAGGGCCTGCGCCGAGAACTCGCCCTGCCGACCGTCACCGGCTCGCCGGGCGACCGGGTGGAGGCCGAGCTCGCCGTCGCGGGCACGCGTGTGCCGACCGGTGCCGCCTCGCTCGGTCCTTCCAGCCCTGCTCTGCTGGAGCAGTTCCTGACCATGCCGCGAGCCAGGCTCATCATCGACGGCTACAACGTCAGCAAGACGGCCTGGCCCGACTCCAGCCTCGAGGCCCAACGCATCCGGTTGCTCAACGGCCTCGCACCGCTGATCGCCCGCACCGGCGCAGAGACCACCGTGGTCTTCGACGCCGCGTCACAGACGCAGCGGGGGGTGGTCAACGCGCCTCGTGGCGTGAAGGTGCTGTTCAGCCCCGAGGGCGTGATCGCCGACGACGTGATCCGCGACCTGGTCGCTGCCGAACCACAGGGCCGGGTGGTCGTGGTGGTGACCACCGACCAGGCGATTGTCACCGACGTGCGCCGAGCGGGCGCCCGGCCGATGGCCTCGGCCGCCCTGGTCAGCCTGCTGGCTCGCTGA
- a CDS encoding C40 family peptidase → MAGLTSVIAIIGISTLPAAPSNAEPDIDDVKARVDKLYHQAEQASERYNDAKIKYDDLQDDLTALKADEKKQQQKVDTLTSAVNESLAAQYEGSGVSATSQLVVSDSPDQFLSELTTLSAFNDVQATAMDDYTREVAALDIRREATQERVDELAETKGELADNKAEADDKLAEAKELLGDLEAKERAALAEESSRGDSTRLPTNVPVSGRAAAAVNYALAQVGDSYVYGAAGPSAFDCSGLTMMAWAQAGVGLPHSSSAQMGSGARVSSGDLQPGDLVFYYSPVSHVGIYIGGGRIVHAANPGSGVTIAGVFSMPFSGAVRPG, encoded by the coding sequence ATGGCTGGCCTGACCAGCGTGATCGCCATCATCGGAATCAGCACTCTTCCCGCAGCGCCGAGCAACGCGGAGCCTGACATCGATGATGTCAAGGCACGCGTCGACAAGCTCTACCACCAGGCGGAGCAGGCATCGGAGCGTTACAACGACGCGAAGATCAAGTACGACGACCTGCAGGACGACCTCACGGCTCTCAAGGCCGACGAGAAGAAGCAGCAGCAGAAGGTCGACACGCTGACCAGTGCGGTCAACGAGTCCCTGGCTGCCCAGTATGAGGGCAGTGGCGTCTCCGCCACCAGCCAGCTGGTGGTCTCCGACAGCCCGGACCAGTTCCTCTCCGAGCTGACCACGCTCTCGGCCTTCAACGACGTCCAGGCCACTGCCATGGACGACTACACGCGTGAGGTCGCCGCCCTCGACATTCGCCGTGAGGCCACCCAGGAGCGCGTCGACGAGCTGGCCGAGACCAAGGGCGAGCTGGCCGACAACAAGGCCGAGGCCGACGACAAGCTGGCCGAGGCCAAGGAGCTGCTCGGCGACCTCGAGGCCAAGGAGCGGGCCGCGCTCGCCGAGGAGTCGAGCCGTGGAGACAGCACCCGTCTTCCCACCAACGTTCCCGTCTCCGGCCGCGCGGCCGCTGCGGTCAACTACGCGCTCGCCCAGGTGGGGGACTCCTACGTCTACGGCGCCGCTGGCCCCAGCGCGTTCGACTGCTCGGGCCTGACCATGATGGCTTGGGCCCAGGCCGGTGTCGGCCTGCCGCACTCCTCGAGCGCCCAGATGGGCTCCGGTGCGCGCGTCTCCTCGGGTGATCTCCAGCCCGGCGACCTGGTCTTCTACTACAGCCCGGTCAGCCACGTCGGCATCTACATCGGCGGCGGACGCATCGTCCACGCGGCCAACCCCGGCTCCGGTGTCACCATCGCCGGCGTCTTCTCGATGCCCTTCTCCGGCGCCGTCCGGCCGGGCTGA